Proteins from a genomic interval of Aspergillus flavus chromosome 7, complete sequence:
- a CDS encoding lysophospholipase A: MRFTSHLLLTTGASLSVALPSGLPSQGFDWDSIQYLLAFGDSYTYIQGTAGHQNYSFIGDQLNLEYDAQTLLTNKIVQNQTATAEGGPNWVEYLTGCGLEEGLTSPLSCTRQLWDFAFAGADISVEHTPLHHNFTVSLVNQVAQYRAYGHPVLKDIVEPSRALVAIWIGINDINDSAKYAVHFPTFYNELMDILFASVRVLHSLGYRSYLFMNLPPLDRTPSNQKTTSPSPNATQVAWFNKALAQHAGSFDKQYPDTNVLLFDANSVLNDMMDQPARHGITNTTSFCPGYDQPDIEWNYRAYGCPMPLDTYFWFNSGHLTSHVHKLLAKALESTLK, from the exons ATGCGCTTCACATCACATCTCCTGCTTACCACCGGTGCTTCCTTATCCGTAGCCCTTCCTTCGGGATTACCATCGCAAGGATTTGACTGGGATTCTATTCAGTACTT GCTTGCCTTCGGGGACTcgtatacatacatccagGGAACAGCAGGGCATCAGAACTATAGTTTCATCGGGGATCAACTGAATCTCGAATACGATGCTCAAACTCTGCTAACTAACAAGATTGTGCAAAATCAG ACCGCAACTGCAGAAGGTGGCCCGAATTGGGTTGAGTACCTAACAGGATGTGGCTTAGAAGAAGGGTTAACTTCTCCGTTAAGCTGTACAAGACAGCTGTGGGATTTTGCTTTCGCGGGGGCAGATATTTCCGTGGAACA CACCCCTCTGCACCATAACTTCACCGTCTCACTTGTCAACCAGGTCGCGCAATACAGAGCATACGGCCACCCTGTTCTCAAAGACATAGTGGAGCCTTCAAGGGCGCTGGTTGCCATTTGGATCGGCATCAACGATATCAATGACAGCGCCAAATACGCCGTCCATTTTCCTACGTTCTACAATGAGCTTatggatattctttttgCCTCTGTCCGAGTCCTTCATTCGTTAGGATATCGCTCGTACCTGTTTATGAACCTTCCACCATTAGACCGAACACCAAGCAACCAGAAGACGACCAGTCCAAGTCCCAATGCGACCCAGGTTGCGTGGTTTAACAAAGCACTAGCACAACATGCGGGAAGCTTCGACAAACAGTACCCTGATACCAACGTGCTACTTTTCGACGCCAATTCGGTCCTAAACGATATGATGGACCAGCCAGCGCGGCATGGAATTACGAACACGACTAGCTTCTGCCCTGGCTACGATCAACCAGATATAGAATGGAACTATCGAGCTTATGGCTGCCCAATGCCCCTGGACACATATTTTTGGTTTAACTCTGGGCACTTGACTAGCCATGTGCACAAGTTACTCGCCAAAGCTCTGGAAAGCACCTTGAAataa
- a CDS encoding putative arginase, giving the protein MPTNTITLIISPYHVGLRDHRVGNGPHRIQSQGLIPTLKQQGLQIRIHEIPSVDNFEGEIGRSFEILRRISVAVTEAVDNNTFPLILAGNCMSSAAVACGLKIHDLSFIYFDAHDDLDSPDVNENGYFDAMGLSMLRGESWKTLMGTVPNYKPFSYEDRFLYCGLRDQSDVQRQRVIEAGMKAVWGETARKVDFVGELRTQMEERSYGSALVHLDLDVLDESYGKVNDYPSPGGLTEEDLVACMDLVPRLSEPRSLTVCSFDPDVGDGDTIARIGIRAIRAFVGALLETGVLIRG; this is encoded by the coding sequence atgccaACCAACACCATAACCCTAATCATCTCACCTTACCACGTCGGCCTGCGGGATCACCGCGTAGGCAACGGCCCCCACCGCATCCAATCCCAGGGCTTAATCCCCACCCTCAAACAACAGGGCCTCCAAATTCGCATCCACGAAATCCCCAGCGTGGACAACTTCGAAGGCGAGATCGGCCGAAGCTTCGAGATCCTCCGCCGGATTTCAGTCGCTGTCACAGAAGCCGTGGACAACAACACCTTCCCGTTAATTCTGGCGGGAAATTGCATGTCCAGCGCGGCGGTGGCTTGCGGCCTGAAGATCCACGATCTATCGTTTATTTACTTCGATGCTCATGATGACCTGGACTCACCGGATGTCAATGAAAATGGGTACTTTGATGCCATGGGTTTGTCCATGCTACGGGGTGAATCGTGGAAGACGTTAATGGGGACCGTGCCGAATTATAAGCCGTTTAGTTACGAGGACCGGTTTCTTTACTGTGGGTTGCGGGATCAGTCTGATGTGCAGCGGCAGAGGGTTATTGAGGCCGGGATGAAGGCTGTTTGGGGGGAGACGGCGAGGAAGGTTGATTTTGTGGGTGAGTTGAGGACgcagatggaggagaggtCGTATGGGTCTGCTCTTGTGCATCTGGATCTGGATGTCTTGGATGAGTCTTATGGGAAGGTTAATGATTATCCGTCGCCGGGAGGTTTGACGGAGGAGGATTTGGTGGCTTGTATGGATCTGGTGCCGAGGCTGTCTGAGCCTAGGTCTTTGACGGTGTGTTCGTTTGATCCGGatgttggggatggggataCGATTGCTAGGATTGGGATTCGGGCGATCAGAGCTTTCGTGGGGGCTTTGTTAGAGACGGGGGTTCTGATTAGGGGTTGA
- a CDS encoding heterokaryon incompatibility protein-domain-containing protein gives MSSSSASECPLSPLRENRNYGGLYYRPISAFVENASICADCSILLQAVEVIKPGWVRENYKHGLVNVEREGADDDFDLVVPTMTLGIRPPKELRDPFSRELQHSFSFHLLRLSTSPVYRSFDFRAVRFVGQALSQSLEVSKDSGSSAAFNRARQWLSHCVQHDQACQPPDTEFMPRRLVNVGSWDGSREPFLFEPTTPVIYACLSYCWGIDIDRVMKTTTDNIHSHYQRLELAQLPAAIQDAIAVCRALKIPNLWVDSLCIIQDDKVAWLHDASTMHDVYHNSHLTIAVMEPNSCKLRFLGKQQFGDHSWQRLFCPTLPDLPEDTSTELLMRPGKFKPRSDTERSSLDKRGWCLQESLLPNRRLCYDGKEMIWECLCRQVCECGHVVEPQIPRNTSKDYGKLGTTLKTHLPEAEPPFDRMNGFRFRHCSPSMMPYFGWRDLATDYSHRSLSKRYDALRAISALAKMVQKRLPEKDGLSDEYVAGLWKGELHFDLSWEVKPVDAHDVPPSTGLEDDNETSYRIPSWSWASVGKPITYSFTDAFRIWKYEPEVIDRCQIKVIDCKREVPEDPTSAVIGGSLVLQGAFAPVKLVNENERKVAYVQSPGAQTLPISLDSPALVANGDDQYYCFKLFTLVGYNYDQFAMGPETRFLVLKRSTYKEGAFERIGTGVWDDNFGGKRPCPLFVDVEPVAVEMV, from the coding sequence atgtcttcctcgtcagcTTCAGAGTGTCCGCTCTCTCCACTTCGAGAGAATAGAAACTACGGTGGGCTTTACTACCGTCCTATATCGGCCTTTGTTGAGAATGCGTCGATATGTGCCGATTGCAGTATACTGTTACAGGCCGTAGAAGTGATTAAACCAGGCTGGGTGAGAGAAAACTACAAGCATGGATTAGTGAATGTGGAGCGAGAAGGAGCAGACGACGACTTCGATCTGGTCGTGCCTACGATGACTCTGGGTATTCGGCCACCGAAGGAACTGAGGGATCCCTTCTCCAGAGAATTGCAGCATAGTTTCTCCTTCCATCTTCTACGACTGTCGACTAGCCCTGTCTACAGATCCTTTGATTTTCGTGCCGTGCGCTTTGTGGGGCAAGCACTTTCTCAGTCTCTGGAGGTTAGCAAAGACTCAGGCTCCTCGGCTGCTTTTAATCGCGCCAGACAATGGCTCTCACATTGCGTGCAGCATGATCAAGCTTGCCAGCCCCCGGACACAGAATTTATGCCTCGGCGCCTGGTGAACGTAGGCTCGTGGGATGGATCCCGGGAACCTTTCTTGTTTGAGCCCACGACACCGGTAATTTATGCCTGTCTCAGCTACTGCTGGGGAATCGATATCGATCGGGTAATGAAAACGACAACCGATAACATTCATTCCCACTATCAGAGACTCGAGCTAGCACAATTGCCGGCGGCCATCCAAGATGCCATCGCCGTTTGTCGTGCTCTCAAGATCCCCAACCTCTGGGTTGACTCCCTGTGTATCATTCAGGATGATAAGGTTGCCTGGTTGCACGATGCGTCGACCATGCATGACGTGTACCACAATTCCCATCTAACAATTGCGGTCATGGAGCCAAATTCGTGTAAATTGAGGTTCCTAGGGAAACAGCAGTTCGGCGACCATAGCTGGCAGAGATTATTTTGCCCTACCCTACCAGATTTGCCAGAAGATACATCTACAGAGCTGTTGATGCGACCGGGTAAATTCAAGCCCCGATCCGATACTGAGCGATCCTCCCTGGATAAGCGAGGCTGGTGTCTGCAAGAATCACTTTTGCCCAACCGTCGGCTCTGTTACGACGGCAAGGAAATGATCTGGGAATGTCTATGTCGCCAGGTCTGCGAGTGTGGACATGTGGTCGAGCCACAGATTCCACGTAATACCAGTAAAGATTATGGCAAGCTTGGAACGACACTCAAAACCCACCTCCCAGAGGCAGAGCCTCCATTCGATAGAATGAACGGATTCCGCTTCAGGCATTGCTCGCCGTCCATGATGCCATATTTCGGATGGAGGGACCTTGCAACCGACTATTCCCATCGCTCGCTCAGCAAAAGATATGACGCGCTGCGGGCCATTTCGGCATTGGCCAAAATGGTTCAAAAACGGCTACCCGAGAAAGACGGATTGTCTGACGAGTATGTGGCTGGGTTATGGAAGGGCGAGCTCCATTTCGATTTGTCATGGGAAGTCAAGCCAGTCGATGCCCATGACGTGCCTCCATCTACTGGCCTTGAAGACGATAACGAGACCAGTTATCGTATCCCAAGCTGGTCATGGGCCTCTGTGGGGAAACCAATTACCTACTCTTTTACTGACGCTTTTCGAATCTGGAAATATGAGCCCGAAGTCATCGATAGATGTCAGATAAAGGTGATTGATTGCAAAAGAGAGGTGCCAGAAGATCCGACCAGTGCTGTTATCGGGGGTTCCCTTGTTCTACAGGGTGCTTTTGCCCCCGTAAAGCTTGTGAATGAGAACGAGAGAAAAGTTGCATATGTACAGTCTCCAGGCGCGCAGACCTTACCGATCTCTCTAGACTCGCCGGCCCTGGTCGCCAATGGAGACGATCAATATTACTGCTTCAAATTGTTCACACTTGTGGGTTATAATTACGATCAATTTGCGATGGGCCCAGAGACAAGATTTCTTGTTCTGAAGAGATCCACATATAAGGAGGGTGCTTTTGAAAGGATCGGCACTGGTGTTTGGGATGATAACTTTGGGGGGAAGAGGCCGTGTCCTTTGTTTGTAGATGTCGAACCTGTTGCAGTTGAGATGGTATAG